Genomic segment of Synechococcus sp. A15-28:
TGTAACCAGGCAGGACTTTAACGATGCAATCCTCCCTCCATGCCCTGCCGGTGCTGCAGGACAACGTCATTTGGATCTGGGTGCGGGGCGCCGAGGCCGTTGTGGTGGATCCCGCAGTGGCAGAACCCGTCATCGACTGGCTGCAACAACGGCAATTGCAGCTGAGTGCCGTGCTGCAGACCCATCACCACGCCGACCACATCGGTGGAACCCCCGGCCTGCTGCAGCGATGGCCCAACGCGGCGGTGGTGGCCGCTGCAGCCGATCGTTCACGCATTCCCTTTCAAACGGTCTCCGTCAGCGACGGCGATCAGATCAGCGTGCTCGGCCGATCACTCGCGGTGCTGGACGTGGCCGCCCATACCGCCGCCCACATCGCCTTTGTGATTCCCGAGCGGGAGGATCTGGATCTCGGCCCGGTGTTGTTCTGCGGCGACACGCTGTTTTCCGGTGGTTGCGGCCGTCTGTTTGAAGGGACCCCGGCTGATATGCATCGAGCCCTTGGCCGGCTGGCGCAACTTCCTGAATCCACCCAGGTCTGCTGCGCCCACGAGTACACGGAAGGGAACCTGCTCTGGGCCACCCAGCAGGAACCCAAGGACGCAGCCATTCGCCAGCGTTACGAGACCGTGGTGGCCCTGCGGCGCCGTGGCGAATTGAGCCTGCCCAGCAGCATCGGCGAGGAACGGCGCAGCAACCTGTTCATGCGGGCGGAGTCGGTCGAGCAGCTGGGACGCCTGCGGCGCCACAAGGATCAGTGGCGCGCAGCCTGATTCCCTGCGGGAAGAGAATCACGTCGGCGCCTGGTTGAAAGGCCAATCGACAGCGGGTACCGCGGGGCAGATCCAGGCTGAGGGGAGCATTCACGCGGAGATCGCAGGTTCCCTGCTGCACGCGGTACTGCCAGGCCTGCCCGAGGAACTCCCGTCCCATTACGCAGGCCTTCCCCTGGGGATCATCGTGAAGCTGAATCACGGCTGGGTCCACCAACAGAAGTTCGGCATCGGCTCCCGGGTCTGCCGGTGGCTGAGCACCGGCGTTTTCAAGAGAACCGATCAGACAGTGCATCGGTCCATCGAGGGGCAGAAGATTCCCTTGAAGAACAAACCGACCAACAAACGGTGAGGCAGGGGAGTCAACGAGATCCCTGGGGGTCGCGCACTGGTGCAGTTCCCCATCCCGCATCACCGCCACACGGTCACAGATGGCCAGGGCCTCTCCGGGATCGTGGGTCACGATCAGCCCTGTGGCTCCGCACACCTGCAGAACAGAACTGAGTTCACTGCGCAGCCGCAGCCGCACTTCCACATCGAGGTTGGAGAAAGGCTCATCCAGCAGCACCAGCTTCGGAGCCGGTGCCAGAGCCCGGGCAAGGGCCAGGCGTTGCTTCTGGCCGCCCGAGAGTTGATGGGGGTATCGCTGATCCAGCCCCTTCAGACCCAGCAACTCCAGCAGCCAGGCTGCGCGGCTGTCGTCCTGGCCGGGGCGCAGCCCGAAACAGGCGTTCTGCCAGGCCGTGAGGTGGGGGAAAAGGGCATAGTCCTGAAAGACCATGCCGATTCCCCGTCGCTCGGGCGGCAACCAATGCCCGTTCCCCGCCACGGGTCGTTGCTGCAGGTGCACGGAGCCTTGCAACGGACTCTCAAAGCCAGCGATCAGTCGCAGCAGGGTGGTCTTCCCACAGCCGGAGGGTCCGAGCAGACCGACCAGCTCACCCGCAGCGAGCTCGAGATCAATCCCCCGCAACGTCCAGGGTCCAGCAGAGCCGTCGTAGCGATGCCAGAGGTCACGCACTGAAACGGTGGCCAGGGACTGCGACAACAGCGAAACGCGATGATCGTTTCCATTCTGCGATTCGGCCATGACTGCTCAAGCCGTAACGACCACAGCAGCTCCCGCCCCCGTCGGGCCGTACAACCAGGCGGTGCTGGCCGGTGGTTGGCTGTACTGCTCGGGCCAGATTCCATTGGATCCGGAAACGGGAGCCATGGTTGGTGACGGGGATGTGGCCAGCGAAACGCGTCAGGTGCTGAAGAACCTCAACGCCGTGCTGGAGGCCGCCGGTGCCACGGCACAGCACGTGGTGCGGACGACGGTGTTTCTGGCTGATCTGGGGGACTTCCAGACCGTCAACGGGATCTATGCGGAGATGTTCGGGGCGGGCACAAGTCCAGCCCGAGCCTGTGTGCAGGTGGCGGCACTGCCCAAGGGTGCACGGGTCGAGATCGACTGCGTCGCCTGGTTTGGTGATGATTTGAAGACCGTGTGATCTGATCCACATCACGGACCGGAAGCCCGGACGTAGATGACATCAAAACGTCCGACGACCATTCGGCCTTGACCATGGAATGGCTAGCCCTCAGGGAACAGGCTGCGCGACCGTTGCTGGAGAGCGGCTGGACGCTGCTCTACTCCGGTCTGACCCCATCAAGGGCAAGCGCCACCCTGCTGGATCCGAGTGAAAGCCAGCAGATCAGCCTGCAGATCCCGACAGGGGAAACCGCTCAAGACTGGGAGCTATGGCTGGAAGCCTGCAACCGGCAGCTGAGCGTCCCGCTCCGGCAGTGGCTGGAGTCCCAGGGCATTGAGAAGTCCACCCTCAGCCGCCTGACAGGGAATCATCCCAGTGGCCAGGACGCACTCAAGCTCAGCAACATGCTGCAGGTCGCCCGCTTGTTGCAGCGTTCGATCGAAGCCATCGAGACCCTGGCGGAGGCCAACGGGTCGCAGCTGGTGCTCCACCTTGCCGGACTGGGACCGAACAGCTGAGAGGAGGCTTCCCCTCGCCGATTTAGGTTATTGGACATCAGGGGGATGATCCGATGACCCAGGCGAAGCTCACCATCGGTGAATTGGAAGCGGGCTACCCGCTCTATTGCAAAGCCCTCAGACGATTGCTCCAACAAGGCAAGACGACCAAAGACATCGAACGCACGGTCTGTTGGGGACATCTGGAAACGCTCAACCGATGCCTGCCAACGCGCTACAAAGCACCGTCCTACCTGCTGGCTCTCATTCGTCGGGATCTGGAAAAAATCAAAGAAGGAAAAGTTCCTATTTGAATCTCTCTGCGTTCAAACAGGAACGTCCAATCAAATTCACAGAAATCCCCCAAAGAGAGAAGAGAGAATATCAATTCATGCTCAGACACGATGCGAATGATATTCAGAAAAGAGAAGAAAAGACATCAGCTAAAGACAGCAATCTTTTCAATATTGCTCATCAGCATGACGTCAGCAAGCCTGGAGTGGCTGGATTCCACCAGCCTGTTGAGGGCTCAAGACAACTTCGCCAGCAACCCAGCCGAGCCAGCTCGACGGCCCTAATGGTGCGTCAATCCTGAAACGCCGCATCACCATCAACGGTCAACTCTGACAACAGATCTGCATCGGGGCTGTGATCAGGCTGATGAAGAGACTCGAGCGACTGAGAACAAAGCTGTCCGTCCGCAACCTCGCGCTCTGCAGGGCTGTGGCTCTGTAGCCACAACATCATCCAGTAATGATACTCATCACGACGAGACATAAGAACAACAAAAAAACTTCTGCGGCGATGAAAATGCAGACATCGACGTCCATGTTCTAGCTACAACACTCCAGCGGAATCGTGTGTAATTATACGGATTTGCGACCTATCCCATTCAAAAGACAAGAATGCAAGCATTTACAGACATTTGAACCGGCTGTTTGAGCCGAGTGTCTGAGCAACAACTGAATCCAATCCCGTAGACCGGGGAAGATCAATTGATTTATGATGAAACAAGAACAGGCCAGCAGCAGCATGGAGTTCTCAATCGTGATTCTTAGCAAACATGCTTCGACCTATCCGGACATTGCTTGGTCAGACTGGAAAGATGAAAACAGAAAAAAGATGAACAGCGAGGGCGACAATTGGTCAGCAGCAACGTTGAAGGGAGCCAACATCTGGGATTGCCTCGACAGCAACAAAATTGACCGGATGCATCTCGTTCAGTGGAAGAAGTCTGGTGACGATCTGCACAGCGTCAGCCTGCCAGACCATCCCCATCCATCGGAGCAGCCCACCCATTGACCTGAAGGCGATGAACGGAATGGATACCAAGGAGAACTAGCCGTCCATCAGCCAGTCGTCATCCACGTCATCATCCAAGTCATCGCTCTCGATCATTCGGGGCACAACGCGATCAGCCTGAGGAGGCAGTGGTAGCGGGGGCGGTGCGGCAGGACCTGTGAATGTGTTCACTGGAATCTTCTGACTTCCCCATCCCGATTGATAGGGGATAACCAGCAGGCGAATCGGCTCACCAGCGAAAGTCCGCAAAGGACACATGAACATCAAGATGCTCAACGTCAAACCTGCGCGAATATTTAATGCAAAAAAACAAGACGTCATATTATCGAAACACCAACTATGATCGGATATTAATTTAGCCATGGCCTTCGGTCATTGCATGCATGACCGATGAACACGATGCGCTGGTCAGGCATCTGCGCAGCAATCCCAATGACCAAAGCATCTCTGAACGCATCGCCAAGCTGGAGACATCAATCCCGGCTGACCTCAATCAGGATGCGCCGCTGCTGAAGGGGGTATGGGATCTGCGTTGGAGCAGTTCAAGTCAGCCTTGGCTGCGTCAGGCACCATGGCTTGAAAATCTCCAGGCGCTGGACCCAGAGCGAAACAAAGGTTGTAATTTGCTGCGTCTTCGTGGTCCCCTTGGAGGGATTGGTGCTGTCAGTGTTCAAGCCGAGCTCAACCTGATCAGCTCAAAACGGATCGAAGTGAAATTCTGCAGAGGAGGTTGGCTCGGCCCGTCACGACCAGGGCAACGGCAAGTGAAATTAATGCGTAATGTTCAGCAGAACTTTCCGGCTTGGCTCGACATTACTGTGTTGAGCCAAGAATTACGGATTTGTAGAGGCAATGCAGGAACCATTTTTGCATTGCTTCGTCGAAATGATCTGCTGACCGAAGAACTCCTCGATTAAGCAGATCAATTTCTACCGACAATCACGGGAGGCGTCGTTCCGCCTGAGAAGGAGGGAACCACCTGGGTTTTACCATCCCATTTATCGAGAAACAGCTTATACAGAACACTGTCATTAAGCGACCGATTCAATGTTTCGAACTTGATCGCCTCTTGTTCGGCAATCTGAACTTCTGTCTTGGCCCGAAGGAGTTGCTGTTGAGCAATCTGTTTCTGTTCAATTGCCGCTCTGTACTCCTCGGCAATCTGCAAGCCAGTGATATCAAGGCCTCTCACAGCCACATAATCAAATTTACTAAGCTCCTGCGATACACTGTCCTGAACCAGAGAAGAAATACTGTTCCAATCCGTAGCGATTGTGTCCAGCTCGTATTTCGAGAAAACAGATTTGAGTGATTTCAACAATGACGGCTGAATGACCCTGGCATAAATGGCGGAATCATCCGTAGCAATCGTGCTGTAAATGCGTGGAGCCTCAGATTGCTTAACGGCATACTTCACAGTTGCGGTTGCCTCAATCACCTGAAGGTCTTTCGTGAGCGTCGAGAATTTCTCCGGGACAACCTGGGTTCTGACGCTGAAGGAGTGCGTGCTTTGAATGAAGGGAATTTTGAAGTTCAGGCCAGGCTGACGGGGCTGCTCCGAGACCTTGCCAAGCGTTGTGACGACACCAACCTCCCCTGCGGGCACAACAAACAAGCTGGACAGAACGGCGATACCCCCAACAAAGATCGACGAAACAACAACGACTGTTTTCCAAACCTGTTCGGGATTTTGATACGAGCGCATCGACACAGTCTTAGACAGATTTCTACGGTAGAAGAAGCGCAGCCAGAAACGAAGATTTACATAATCAAATAATAATATGACAAATCGAAGCAAGAATTCAGAAGATTACCGCAAGGATCCTGATTTGCATCAATGTCGTGATTTAACGGTGCTGCTATCGATGTAAATTCCATGCATTTTCTTATCCATGCAGTCATAGAAGATCTGTGAAAACTCAAGATCAACGCTCGCGCACAAGGCATGTGCTCGATCAGCCACTTGCTCGAACTTCTTCATTGACAGGAACACTTGCTTATCGCTGGAGGAGAGCGCAGGTGCTGCTGCCAGCAAAAGGCCCGAGAAGGAATATGCAAGCAATTTCATGGAAAACTCTCTTATTTTTGATCAGCCTGCACCAAAGAGGCACCACCGATTAGATTTCGTCACGGATTGTTTCGGGCCAATTATGAACAGAAAATAATTACTTATTCGAGAAATGATAACCTTTGGCACGTGCTTGGTTCGTGATGCATAAAGTCTTCGCCCAATCGGGTGAAAAGAATGAATGCTTCAAAAAAGTCTCCAGCCTGCGTTCTACGTTGGAGCGTGCAAAAGGTTAGTCAGAATCACTATGCCGTCTCTGCCACGTTGGATGGACGTGAGTATGACTTTGTAGGCAACTTCAAGTCGATCACAGATGCGAACAGAGCTGGTCGTCGGTATGCATCAGACCTTCTGCACAATTCAGTTTCTGGAGGACGTCTATCGCTCCGGTCTCGATTGTCGCAAAAGCCAGTTCATAAGTAACAGACTTTCCCTATGCCACCGGCCCTACCTCACCGGTGGTGAACATTGCCTCCAACCCGCACTAAGCATTTTCTCCCAAACGTCGATAGCCTCGTGTTTCATCATCCGTCGACGTGATTCAGGAATCGGGTAATCAGGCGGGCGCCAGTGAAAGGTGCGCAATGTCACCCACTGTCCATCTGCTGTTGGATCTTCGGGCTTGAACTCAACGACCTTCTGCTCGTTGACATTCACAAGCCATGCATGGCCGCGTGGTCTGAAGCTGTGGCGAGAAACGCGTTGCACTGAAATTTTGTCTGCAGACAGACAAGAGCCATGGCTGTTAGCACGGCGGATAGCCGCACCTGGCGAAGAAACTCGACATAGCAACCGGTGGCATTGATCGGTTTGAACCACCAACAACCGACGGCCTAGAACCAACTGCGCCAATGAGTATTTATTATTTAATTGGATTTGAGTCTCTTTCGAGAATTTAGGTAAAGTACTTAGGCCCAAAATACAGTTTTCGTTCTATTGGTAGAGAAGTTCCTCAAGGAGGTCTCATGAAGGGTTTTCTGAAATGGTTCGGAGACGCCCTAGCTCATGCAATGGGCGCGATTGATGCAGAAGAAAAAAACCATATACCTCCTACAATTGGTATGACTCCCTACAGAGATAAGCCGACGAAAGGAACCCATGATTATTGGGACTATGCTTAGTCCTTAAGGATTAAGCTCTTTAAAAAGGGGCTGATTTCGATCAGCCTCCCACTTGCCTTCTACCTAATACCTGGTCGGCAGGCTTCTTAATCATGCAATCCAATAGCTCCTGAGCGTTTGCTTCATCCTGTTGATCAGGATCGATCGAACAACTTCTGCAGTGCATTCCGTTCGCCCTAAAGGGTGTTTGCTCGCATCGGCTTGCCGAGCGGCTTGGGCTGCCTTGGACGGTTTAGGAAAACCTTGCTGAGCCACCAAAGCTGCAGGCCCAGAAACAACACGGCCACCAGACCCAGCTCAAACGCTCCTTGCATCAGTAGTGCTTCTTCCGGTTCTCGATCGCGTCACGCTTGAAGCACTCCAACTCTTCTGGCGTATGGAGTGAGAGCTTCTGTGGCTTGCCCGTAAACCGTTGAAGGAGCTTTAGAAGGTGTTTCATGCAAACAGTTTGGCGCGGATCTAGTGCTGCTTACCAGCGGCAACCCCCAACCGGGTCCACAACTGTGCTTGATCTGGCGTCGTAACCCTTGAAGCCATTTCTGTTCAGCCATGTGGAGTAGATTTTTCCCGATGAGCAGAATTGTGAGCAGAAACGGCCTGAGATATGACAACCCAGGTAGTACGCGGGGAGCAGAAGAGCACAAAAAAAGCGGTCATATGACCGCTAAAAACCCTGTCTAAAACAGTATTTTAAAGAATGGAGCCAAGGAGACTCGAACTCCTGACCCCCTGCATGCCATGCAGGTGCTCTACCAGCTGAGCTATGGCCCCATGAACGCCGGTGATGCCCTCAGGCTCGTGCCGCCGTCGTATCCAAGCCTACACCGAAGGGGCAGTCACACCTGTCGCCACACCGCCACCAACTGGCCCTGCACCTCCACCTGTTCCGCCGGCAGCTCGATCGGGTCGTAGGCAGGGTTGGCCGCTTCCAGCACAACCGCTGCCCCTTTGCGGTGGAAATGCTTCAAGGTTGTCCCGCTGCCGGCCACCAGGGCACTGACGACGGTGCCGTTGCGCAGCCGCTGGGGATCAGGAACAGGCTCCATCAACACCACATCGCCATCAGCGATGTGGGCATCCACCATCGAATCGCCGTTCACCGTCAGCGCAAACAGTCCTTGGGTTTCCAGAACCGGCGCCAGGTCCAGGTGCTCCTGAACATCATCAAACGCCGTCACCAGACCGCCGGCCGCCACGGCACCCAGCACGGGGATGCCAGCAGCTGCAGCCATATCCCCCAGCAACTGCAGGGTCCGGGCCTGACCTTCCTGCCAGGTGATCCATCCCTTCTGCTGCAGATGGCGCAACCGGCTCTGAATCGGCGCGGGGGACCGCAACCCCATCGCCTGCATCATCTGGCGGATGGATGGGCTATGGCGATGGGTGCCGATGTAGTCCGCAAGCCAGTCGTAAAGCTCCTGCTGAGCAGAGGTCAACGGCTCCGGGGACGAGCTGGTCACGGAAGATCGCGCAGGAACAATACATTTGTACCGGCGGTAACCATTCCGCGCAAGACCCCGCAGTCGCATTCAGCAGTCGCATGTGGCAAAACCTGCCAAAACACAGCGACAAGCCGGAAAAGACCGGCGGTGAAGGCTGGCTGGTCAACCCGCAGCAGCAGAAGCTGGTGCAGTTCCAACCCGATTCAGCGACGGCCCACGCTCAATGGGTCGCCATACGGACGTTCCGCATCAACCCCGATCGTCCACCAGCACTGATCACCGGGCGACGGATGCTGCGGCACAACGCCATTGAGGCCTGGCAGACCATGCTCAAAATAGGATGGTCACGATGTCTTCCACCAAGACAATGATCAGGGTTGTTGTTGTTCGCGTAATGCCGCCATCTTGTCAACGCTGGAGCCAATGTTCTCCACCACAAAGCTGTCCATGCCGTTATCTCTGAGCCTGTACAGATAGCCATTCAGCCAGGCGGTTTCACGATTGTTGGTTTCATGGCCGCGGTCCACAAAACCCTGCGTCTGGCGGAACACATGCAAAAGAATCTCCAGAACATCCTGCGGGGAGAGTCGTTCAGCATCAATGAATGGAAACGCTTCCCTCACATCCATAAAAGAGATCTCGAGTGGTTTCTCCAACGTCTCAGACACAGCAATCCATCTCGTGACCAGAAGTTTAGGCCTGGGATGTCTTCAAGGGGCCAACAGAGGCGCGGCGTTGGTCGCTAGAACCATCACGACGCTTCTGAATCATCAGTCGACGATGCAATCCCAGGATCTGGATCGGATCATTGAAATGGCCTGGGAGGACAGAACCACCTTCGAAGCCATCCACTACCAGTTCGGGCTATCAGAGCAGGAGGTGATTGCCCTGATGCGAACCCACATGAAGCCCTCCTCGTTCAAGATGTGGCGCAAAAGGGTGACAGGGCGC
This window contains:
- a CDS encoding prohibitin family protein — its product is MRSYQNPEQVWKTVVVVSSIFVGGIAVLSSLFVVPAGEVGVVTTLGKVSEQPRQPGLNFKIPFIQSTHSFSVRTQVVPEKFSTLTKDLQVIEATATVKYAVKQSEAPRIYSTIATDDSAIYARVIQPSLLKSLKSVFSKYELDTIATDWNSISSLVQDSVSQELSKFDYVAVRGLDITGLQIAEEYRAAIEQKQIAQQQLLRAKTEVQIAEQEAIKFETLNRSLNDSVLYKLFLDKWDGKTQVVPSFSGGTTPPVIVGRN
- the lexA gene encoding transcriptional repressor LexA, which translates into the protein MTSSSPEPLTSAQQELYDWLADYIGTHRHSPSIRQMMQAMGLRSPAPIQSRLRHLQQKGWITWQEGQARTLQLLGDMAAAAGIPVLGAVAAGGLVTAFDDVQEHLDLAPVLETQGLFALTVNGDSMVDAHIADGDVVLMEPVPDPQRLRNGTVVSALVAGSGTTLKHFHRKGAAVVLEAANPAYDPIELPAEQVEVQGQLVAVWRQV
- a CDS encoding TIGR03643 family protein, yielding MQSQDLDRIIEMAWEDRTTFEAIHYQFGLSEQEVIALMRTHMKPSSFKMWRKRVTGRKTKHGSTSESNRFRAKCHR
- a CDS encoding ABC transporter ATP-binding protein; the protein is MAESQNGNDHRVSLLSQSLATVSVRDLWHRYDGSAGPWTLRGIDLELAAGELVGLLGPSGCGKTTLLRLIAGFESPLQGSVHLQQRPVAGNGHWLPPERRGIGMVFQDYALFPHLTAWQNACFGLRPGQDDSRAAWLLELLGLKGLDQRYPHQLSGGQKQRLALARALAPAPKLVLLDEPFSNLDVEVRLRLRSELSSVLQVCGATGLIVTHDPGEALAICDRVAVMRDGELHQCATPRDLVDSPASPFVGRFVLQGNLLPLDGPMHCLIGSLENAGAQPPADPGADAELLLVDPAVIQLHDDPQGKACVMGREFLGQAWQYRVQQGTCDLRVNAPLSLDLPRGTRCRLAFQPGADVILFPQGIRLRATDPCGAAGVPAARPTPPA
- a CDS encoding PAP/fibrillin family protein, with product MTDEHDALVRHLRSNPNDQSISERIAKLETSIPADLNQDAPLLKGVWDLRWSSSSQPWLRQAPWLENLQALDPERNKGCNLLRLRGPLGGIGAVSVQAELNLISSKRIEVKFCRGGWLGPSRPGQRQVKLMRNVQQNFPAWLDITVLSQELRICRGNAGTIFALLRRNDLLTEELLD
- the gloB gene encoding hydroxyacylglutathione hydrolase; translated protein: MQSSLHALPVLQDNVIWIWVRGAEAVVVDPAVAEPVIDWLQQRQLQLSAVLQTHHHADHIGGTPGLLQRWPNAAVVAAAADRSRIPFQTVSVSDGDQISVLGRSLAVLDVAAHTAAHIAFVIPEREDLDLGPVLFCGDTLFSGGCGRLFEGTPADMHRALGRLAQLPESTQVCCAHEYTEGNLLWATQQEPKDAAIRQRYETVVALRRRGELSLPSSIGEERRSNLFMRAESVEQLGRLRRHKDQWRAA
- a CDS encoding DUF1651 domain-containing protein → MWQNLPKHSDKPEKTGGEGWLVNPQQQKLVQFQPDSATAHAQWVAIRTFRINPDRPPALITGRRMLRHNAIEAWQTMLKIGWSRCLPPRQ
- a CDS encoding DUF3136 domain-containing protein, which encodes MTQAKLTIGELEAGYPLYCKALRRLLQQGKTTKDIERTVCWGHLETLNRCLPTRYKAPSYLLALIRRDLEKIKEGKVPI
- a CDS encoding Rid family detoxifying hydrolase encodes the protein MTAQAVTTTAAPAPVGPYNQAVLAGGWLYCSGQIPLDPETGAMVGDGDVASETRQVLKNLNAVLEAAGATAQHVVRTTVFLADLGDFQTVNGIYAEMFGAGTSPARACVQVAALPKGARVEIDCVAWFGDDLKTV
- a CDS encoding DUF1651 domain-containing protein, translated to MVQTDQCHRLLCRVSSPGAAIRRANSHGSCLSADKISVQRVSRHSFRPRGHAWLVNVNEQKVVEFKPEDPTADGQWVTLRTFHWRPPDYPIPESRRRMMKHEAIDVWEKMLSAGWRQCSPPVR